The DNA region GCATGTAATGTATACACGCACGAACATTTTGAGTTGCACTGTGAACTCCACTAAAAGCTTTTATTCAGATTCAGAAAACAAATTGTGTTCTCTGTGTGATTTGGATGAAGTAGAGAGTGAGTCCTATTTTCTTTGGTATTGTACACACTATGATGATTTAAGATGTCAAAATTTAGATTTAGTTTCAAAAAATGTGGTGACAAATCCCCAGAATATTCGGGTAATCAAACAATGGAATTCTGTTTAATAATTTGGGTGTGCTTAGTTTGTCTCATAGACCTAAAAAATAAGGCacgtttaatttttttttttttaaattttatttattacaaatgcAGATTGTGCAAATTGTGATGTCCAAATGTTTAGACAGGGATAGGGGGACAAAAAGCAAGTATAGGTTATGAAAGAGATGACGAAACAACATGGTGTGCTCTTACAGATCCAGACAACACAATGTCTACTGATATGTTGAGGTTTATTTCAGCTTGTTGTTATTGTGCTTCACAGTTGGGCTTGACTTTTCCTCTGAGGGATGAGGAGGTGCTTCCCCAGAGGCTCGGGGCAGAAGGAGCCCTCTCTGTACACCAGCTGCCCCCTGACTATGGTAGCACACACCACTCCTCGCAGTGTGACGCCGAGGTAAGGAGTTAGCTgtggcacacatacacacgtaaTCATAAGCttattcacattaaaaacatgctCCTTACATCATTTGTTCAATTAATGTGGCTTACCTTGTTTTTATGATGTATGCTTGCTTCTTTTATCTGTGaagcatgacaaaaaaataaaaaatgaatacaatttcATTAAACAGCTCTTCTCCGTCCTCAATATGTAAGCAGATTTAATACTGACCTCAAATTCTCTCTCTGGGTCCCATACGACCAAGTCGGCATCATAGCCGGGGGCCAGGCTGCCCTTCTGGTTGTCAAGGCTACTCAGCTGGGCTGTTTGCCGGCTGAGGAGTCTCACCACATCAGACAGCTGAAAGCCTCTCTTACTGGCTGAACTCCAGAACAGAGGCAAACCTGAGAATGGTTAAAAACATGGGTGAATTGTGTAGACAACCCATTATATTATTGGGTTTTTCTGTTGCATTTGTGAATAATTTCAAAGTAATCATTGTGGATGGGACTCTTCCTGGTGTTAGACTTTGACCACATTCACTGTGTATGAACAGTAAATGATTGCTCTAGCACTCAGCTCTTGTTTACTTCCCTTTGAACTTCGCCCGATTTGGGTGATTGTCAGATGGATCATGGGTGGGAGGAGACATTGAGGGAGGGAGCAGCTAAACCACTCAAGAGGAAAATTTGCATATTATTTCCCTGTAATATTGTACAGGCCAGGTTTGATTGGCAAATCTTAGCCAGTGTCTCTTTCAGGCTTCAACAGCAGGGAGGATTTGTTGTGTGGTGACAAATCCTGGAGCTGCTCCATAGACAGGGAATAATGTGAGAAGAACTGACAGGGAATCTTTACTTATGCATGGTGCGTTATCCGATTCACAGCTCAAAGCCTCGTATTCAGATATCAAAACACTCACTTGAATGTAAATTAACAATCGAAATCCGTGCAGTAAGCGGTAGAGAATGTAAGTAACACACAACATCTCTCATATCACTGCCCAGTGAATTAAATCAGCTCTCTGATGAACgatttggtgtgtgtttgacacTGATGAGTTGATGACCTTTGACACAATTTTGAGACAGAGCATAATGATGTCACCTTAAAACTAATATCTCCCAAGGGTATTAGTTTTGGCGGGGAAACAAGCTGTAAAGACAGCACTGACATATTATCGtcttataatgtttttatagcAAACACACAGTTTTGGTCTCTAAAGCCAATTTCCCGGTCTACATGGAAACTGTTTCTTCTGCCAAGCTTTAGACATGTTTAtctctgctgtaaagttgggtATTTTAAAATGGGGGTCTATGTGGGGATTGATTCACTTTTGAGGCTTTGCATAAGCAGCCGTGCTAGTTTCGAgggataaataaatgtgtgtaatCGTTGTCACTAGTCCGTACCAAATTGTAGAGAAGAAATTCCCCCCCAAGCCTCAGTGAAGTCTCCGTTGTCCAGCTTCTTCAGGTCAGGGGTGCAGGGGGAATGATCCGACACCACCATGTCGATCTGCCCGGCTTTCAGCGCGGACCATAACTGCTCCTGTGGGGATAAAATTGATCATCTGCGAgtaatcattacattacattacattacagtcatttagcagacgcttttatccaaagcgacttacaggaagtgtattcaagagaactactagtcaccagaggtcataagtgcatctcctttcttaaacaagcatcttaaagcataaaccagagcaaaagtatagtgcagaggcaaattactacgaaaacaataggtgctacaaactaatacgaataggataagtgcagtaagcgaatacgaatacaataagtgcagcgaactgatacgaatacaataagtgcaacaactaatatgaatgcaataagtgctacgaggaaggctcagggtagtacttcatgaagaggtgagttttcagcctgcgcctaaagatgggcagcgactctgctgtcctgacgtcagtggggagttcattccaccactgaggggccaggacagaaaaaagtcCTCAGATCAAAGATCAAAGATTAATAAAGCCCAGTTTTACATTAAGGCTCACTCTGAACGTGGTTTACCTGGTTAACAGATCCTCTGATGGGGGGGCAGCACTTGAATTGCGTGGCCCCCGCAGGTATGTTCTCCGCACACAGGCTGAGGTAGTGGTGGGTGGTCTCCACCGTCAGGGGGGCTCCAGCCTGCCGCGCCTCCTGGATCAGCTCCAGTGGCTTAGCAGAGGATAAGTGAACGATATGGCACCGCACCCTGGAGCAGAGAGAGTCAACTCAGTGTGGCATAAATGCTAtgattatagaaaaaaaacatgccaacCAGAAGGATCCTCTTTGATATAATGATCATCTGCCGCCATGGTGTTCTTACTGGTACTGGAGGCAGAGCTCTGTGACGATGCGAATTGCCTCTATCTCCATGACATCAGGTCTGGACTGCAGAAAGGTGGAGTACTGACAAGGGTCTAGTGGTGTAGACAGGGGTATGGAGTTTAGATATGATATCAATACTGGGAACCTTAGATCtcaaatgttgctgtttatcggtccaaaaaacaaagtgatagCATTTTCAGATGTTGTTAGACTATTTCGGCTgagtgcatttaaaaaagatcCCAATCTTGACAAGTTTGTCATTGTGTCACATCCTTAAAGGCGACTGCAACAGATAAAAGGATCTATTTGTGTGCCAGCAAATTATAGTTACCTCCATTCTCCTGTGTTGTCTGCTGAACATCCCTCTCAGCATGAAACTAAAGGGAGACAAGGCAGAAAGTGTTTCAGTGACGTCACAGTTCTTTATTTGGACATGTTATGGAAGGTGCTGCGGGTGGTAATTTACCAGCAGGACACTTCCTGTGCCTTGCAGCTGCTCCATGGCTGTGTGTAGATCCTGGTCCGTCACGTGGGGGAACTCCTCCACCCCGCTGTGGATGAGGAAACACTTAAAGCCAGCCACTCCCGCCTGGATCATAGGCCGAAGCTCCAGCTGTAAAGGAGAAACCCGTCGTTTGCTGTTTGGTCATAATATCAGCGTATTCCGGCTGAGTATGTCTTCGTTTTTATTTGTACCCAAGCTGCTCCACCATACCTGATTGCCAGGAATCACGCCTCCCCAGAAGGCCGTGTCCACGAAACACTTCCCTGTTGCCTCAAGCAGCTTTTCACGAAAATTTCCAGCCGTGGTAGTTGGAGGGATGCTGTTTCTATGgtaatttaaaccaaaaaaaagaaaaaactcacaGCAGGCAACCTCAAATCTAACTGTTGACACATGGCAATGAATGGTAATGTGGGTGAGAAGGATGGCACCTTTTTCatctcttatttttttacaccaaaaaacacaaatgtaactCTCACATGCACTGATATTACCAGGCCTAATAACTCGAGCTACAACCCGTTTAATCCTTGTCCGAGGAGGAAGTTATCTCGCTATCTGTTTACCCTCCACTAGTGGCCTTGTAATGTCAGACAGTAAGGTTCTGATTGATTTTTGGGAGTGTGCTTACAGGGGCATGTCCACAATGGTTGTCACCCCTCCAGCTGCGGCGGCCCTGGTGGCGGTCCAGAAGCCCTCCCAGGAGGCACGGCCTGGTTCGTTCACGTGAACATGGCAATCGACGATACCTGGCATCACCACGCTGTCGCCGACGTCCAACACCTGCCATCACAGTTAGGTTACACACAGGACAAACAACATTGTTTGGGTGCAAATAGACCATTAGGAGTGTTAAATCAATGCTTATGACCTTGTAAACGTACAGGGGGAAGTATCCTAAAAACTGAGACCAATGAGAGCCGGCTTACCTCACCTCCAGAATAGTCGCTATCGGAAATGATTTGATGGATCTTCCCATCCTTTATCACGATCACAGCAGGACAGACTTGGTCACCGAGCAGCACCCTCTTACTCCTCACAGCACCAACCGTTGATCCCAGCTCCATGTCTGTCTTCACTGAGAGTTAATGAGGACAATAGACTCTGCTTCTACACTACAGATGCAAATTTGGCCAGTCAGCGACCTCGAGGAACCACCCCCTCCCTGCTGGTTCAAAGGATAAGCATTTGTTGACttatcctgtgtgtgtgacaggctGAAGTTCAGATCCAGCCGTGCACGGCGAGGAATAGAAGTACCAAGCAAGAGAGGTGGGCAGGGGTGATATGGCCGCAGAGTGGAGGAAGTGTTCAGAAATGCCAACAAATGGCCTGTTAGGTTCAATCCTGAGCCTCAAGCTTGTGACACTGTGCTACACAGCTTGAGGACAGTGTTGATCCCACATGTGAACAATAGAGATACTGCAAAAATCATAGATTACATCATTGGCATAACATGCAAGTTTACATTAAGAGCAAAATGACCTACTTGCATCTGAATTAATTATTGGAACTCAGCTGCAAAATACTTGTAAACAAGAGTActgtcatggccatggccatgtctctggttattccttgtgtttcatgtgttttcccttgcccttgtgtctccagctccctgattactgccacgcatactcacctgctccaagccacacacctgccttcaatctactcatcaactctgcagtatatcaaccccggtcatccactcactcagGGCCAGATctctgcatttatgtcagaccttccagcgttattccccggactgatttcccgttgccgaccctgcctacctgtctggacttacctgccttgcctgttccccggtcaacgactcagccttctgtccccgaccccggccgtttctcaataccaagtatggtcaagtgtggacttgcaaacttgcaagttcagacttggatagttcgactcgggaggacgcagtacgtcattacgtcattttgcaattggaacagcagcaaacttgatgacgtcaccaacgtcacgacgtcaccaactcagctcgtcggtcccgcctactccggttatcttcagtcatatatattgacaataaaacgaaatatgatataaaacacaaccctgcctttttttcgt from Anoplopoma fimbria isolate UVic2021 breed Golden Eagle Sablefish chromosome 8, Afim_UVic_2022, whole genome shotgun sequence includes:
- the zgc:103559 gene encoding allantoinase, mitochondrial isoform X2, whose product is MGRSIKSFPIATILEVLDVGDSVVMPGIVDCHVHVNEPGRASWEGFWTATRAAAAGGVTTIVDMPLNSIPPTTTAGNFREKLLEATGKCFVDTAFWGGVIPGNQLELRPMIQAGVAGFKCFLIHSGVEEFPHVTDQDLHTAMEQLQGTGSVLLFHAERDVQQTTQENGDPCQYSTFLQSRPDVMEIEAIRIVTELCLQYQVRCHIVHLSSAKPLELIQEARQAGAPLTVETTHHYLSLCAENIPAGATQFKCCPPIRGSVNQEQLWSALKAGQIDMVVSDHSPCTPDLKKLDNGDFTEAWGGISSLQFGLPLFWSSASKRGFQLSDVVRLLSRQTAQLSSLDNQKGSLAPGYDADLVVWDPEREFEIKEASIHHKNKLTPYLGVTLRGVVCATIVRGQLVYREGSFCPEPLGKHLLIPQRKSQAQL
- the zgc:103559 gene encoding allantoinase, mitochondrial isoform X1, whose product is MELGSTVGAVRSKRVLLGDQVCPAVIVIKDGKIHQIISDSDYSGGEVLDVGDSVVMPGIVDCHVHVNEPGRASWEGFWTATRAAAAGGVTTIVDMPLNSIPPTTTAGNFREKLLEATGKCFVDTAFWGGVIPGNQLELRPMIQAGVAGFKCFLIHSGVEEFPHVTDQDLHTAMEQLQGTGSVLLFHAERDVQQTTQENGDPCQYSTFLQSRPDVMEIEAIRIVTELCLQYQVRCHIVHLSSAKPLELIQEARQAGAPLTVETTHHYLSLCAENIPAGATQFKCCPPIRGSVNQEQLWSALKAGQIDMVVSDHSPCTPDLKKLDNGDFTEAWGGISSLQFGLPLFWSSASKRGFQLSDVVRLLSRQTAQLSSLDNQKGSLAPGYDADLVVWDPEREFEIKEASIHHKNKLTPYLGVTLRGVVCATIVRGQLVYREGSFCPEPLGKHLLIPQRKSQAQL